CTATTTCCATGACTTGCTGAACCATAGAGTAAGTTGAAAGGGAGAGACTCAAACAAATCAGCCCTAACATCCCCATAGCCAAAGCTGGCCTAGTTTCCATCAAGTACATCTGTAACAATCCAATAGCTTCACAAATGTCTTCGTTGTAATGTGCAAAGTACTTCTTCTCCCATCCCATCCAATTTGAAGGTGTTCCTGATTTTTCAGTTTCTAATATTTTCATATCTTTAATACGCATTCTCAAAACAATCATGTTCTCATCCACCATATTCTTACTTCTTCCACCACGATTATATTGATCAAATCTCGCATTAATCACACCTCGCTTTGTAAATTTCAGGGCTACCGAAGGAGTTGACTTACTAGAACATGGAGAGATCAACAATGAAGTCATTTTTTTGAGATTGAGGCGTAGTTGTTATGATGAGAGTATTATGGATTTGTGAAAGCATATTTATAATGGGTGGGGGGGAAGTTGTTGTGTTTACGCATGGAAATTACTTTGTATTAGAAGTGAAGGGTCCGTAATAGAGTCGGCCCAACGTGTGGGACTATACGCGTAGCCGTAAGAAAGGGACGGGCACTGTACAGCACAGTAACTTGATTCATAATTAATCcaattttgattcttttgatTTGCCCAAAATCTGTCTTCTAAGTCACATGGAAAGTTGGAATGAAAGATTATTAAAGCAAGAACAAGACATGTTTTCTTAATCAGACTATATGAAATTAGGTCTTACGCCTAACTCACACCcaaaaagctagctcaaagggacaTTATAAGGAGTCCatccatctcattaaccactaatgtgagacttttgtcattttttaacgGACTAAGAAGTAAAGT
This window of the Solanum pennellii chromosome 2, SPENNV200 genome carries:
- the LOC114076020 gene encoding uncharacterized protein LOC114076020; protein product: MTSLLISPCSSKSTPSVALKFTKRGVINARFDQYNRGGRSKNMVDENMIVLRMRIKDMKILETEKSGTPSNWMGWEKKYFAHYNEDICEAIGLLQMYLMETRPALAMGMLGLICLSLSLSTYSMVQQVMEIAKFILQPN